One window of Nicotiana tomentosiformis chromosome 11, ASM39032v3, whole genome shotgun sequence genomic DNA carries:
- the LOC138901558 gene encoding uncharacterized protein has product MRGCQNSEASPDIVTGILTVQSNDVYSLIDPGSTLSYVTPYVAMEFGIEPEQLYEPFSVSTPVGESILATRVYRDCDITLRGRDTVADLIELRMVDFDVIMGMDVLYSCFSKLDC; this is encoded by the coding sequence atgaggggttgccagaattcagaggcttctccagatattgtcacaggtatattgactgtccaatctaaTGATGTATattctcttattgatcccggttccactttgtcatatgtcacaccttatgttgctatggaatttgggatagaaccagaacagctttatgagccgttctctgtatctactccggttggtgagtctattttggctaCGCGAGTCTATAGGGATTGTGACatcacgttgcgtggtcgggacaccgtggccgatcttattgaattgagaatggtcgattttgatgtgataatggggatggatgtgctttattcatgtttttccaagctcGATTGCTGA